A window of the Drosophila simulans strain w501 chromosome 2L, Prin_Dsim_3.1, whole genome shotgun sequence genome harbors these coding sequences:
- the LOC6732714 gene encoding uncharacterized protein LOC6732714 — protein MSLELVLQPQPEFYLLAYEMSVPEDSDEALLSAVAHKAAELKVCGYIAHTHCGRKVGGELEGSSAGLQTMVEWMQARSQGNHLGDGEKIKSQMKEPRFSKWKLQSGAPKYDVFFCC, from the coding sequence ATGTCGCTGGAACTGGTGCTCCAACCGCAGCCAGAATTCTACCTATTAGCGTACGAAATGAGTGTGCCCGAAGATTCCGATGAGGCCCTGCTTTCAGCTGTGGCCCACAAAGCCGCTGAGCTGAAGGTGTGTGGCTACATcgcgcatacgcactgtggccGCAAAGTGGGCGGCGAGCTGGAGGGCAGCTCTGCTGGCCTGCAGACGATGGTCGAGTGGATGCAGGCCAGGAGCCAGGGGAACCATCTCGGGGACGGGGAGAAGATCAAAAGCCAGATGAAGGAGCCACGATTCTCGAAGTGGAAGCTGCAATCAGGGGCCCCCAAATACGATGttttcttctgctgctga
- the LOC27207029 gene encoding uncharacterized protein LOC27207029, whose translation MTFRGSYSWMFSEDIQLRTEFKFYHIISRNQFCHIILQQCHKNHVTGYIVFTHGGKRAFGVMDGKRKDLNLIKHCLLSFCIPEPFKQRATFSAYELCFNPNAEKFNIKNRVPKGTKFLGDIYENCFLRFKNQKPEPEEETKETKALLAKHADFFTSEYFANC comes from the coding sequence ATGACATTTAGAGGGTCCTATAGTTGGATGTTCAGTGAGGATATTCAACTGAGGACCGAGTTTAAGTTTTACCATATAATTTCAAGGAACCAATTTTGTCATATAATTCTTCAACAGTGCCACAAAAACCATGTAACCGGATACATAGTATTCACCCACGGCGGAAAACGAGCATTTGGAGTGATGGATGGAAAGCGGAAAGACTTAAACCTGATAAAGCACTGCCTTCTGAGTTTTTGCATTCCAGAACCCTTTAAGCAACGAGCCACTTTTTCAGCCTACGAGTTATGCTTCAATCCGAACGCAgagaaatttaatattaagaatAGAGTGCCCAAGGGAACAAAGTTTCTGGGAGATATTTACGAGAACTGCTTTCTGAGGTTCAAGAATCAAAAACCGGAACCGGAAGAGGAAACCAAGGAAACTAAAGCCTTGCTCGCAAAACATGCAGACTTCTTTACCTCTGAATATTTCGCCAATTGTTAA